TTTCCTACTGTCTAAATATTTGCATCATAGTTCAGTATGATATCTAATAAACAAGAGAATTTCAAGAAGCTaacagatttatataaatcagttttatattgcaattggAAAAATCTTATATTCTAAACTTATATACacttatatttagaaatagaagaattaatcaatcaaaaagttttatttcgtgtaaaaattttgtccTTCGTAGTAAAAAgcataaaacattattttgaatagaaatttgttttcagATTCTTTCGAGACATactatacattaattttattttttctattaaaagaaCGCTTAAAAGAATCTCCTAATGAATAGTATTATGAAATTGTGGCGGTTTCACTTCTTGCTGATTGCGAGTTACAAAGTCTACTATCTTTGCTGTCAAAGTCtcctaaaattttataaattttcgatcattaattaattaattaattaccaattattaattgattattaagaAACTTCTATACTAACCATAGTAGTATCCGTGACGAAAGTAACGCCATTTCTTCATTCAGCTTCATATATACACGTCTTGTTATCTGcatgattttattaaacattttatcttccgcattcttttgtattttcacGTTTTCCAAAATGTTTGAGTGTGAAGGTTTATTAATGTTTGAGCCGTATGAAGCTGCCATGATGAAAGATTTAAGGCACAAACTCTGTCTAAATTAACACGTATTAATTTACACTAAAAATTAAGCACAATAGTTTTTATGCAGTGATCGATACAAACCGACGTCAAATTATTGATTGTCGATGATCGCTGCGATGTGTCCAGCTCCTCGCGACCGTGTTGATTTTTAACGATGTTTGTATAcatgtttttcatataaacTAATAAACTAAACGAATTACTGTTTCTTTATAGTAAgaattaaagttattttactattgcaatattttatgtgaagatttttctaattctattaattatatatatatatatatatcttattacattaaaaaataatattaataagacaTAAGCTTAAAAGTGCAAGAACCaagattacaaaaataaatatataatattaccaAGACTcgattctttctttccttcaaTACGTTTAACTCGTTTCCAATTATTTCAGTTTATCTTctcgtataaaaatatcgcgtaTCAATAGCctatttgtttcaaaaatttatgtgATTCAGCTATTTTACATACATGTCGATTAAGTTCTATGTATATTGTGCgcgcaaattaattatacatatatacttcaTCATTCATatcgcattttatttatcaatcaagtattaattacaatatatctaACATTATAAATCTcgcagtttttaattttaatttagacaatttcaatctataaatattatgccATTTATATGGTTAAACATTGCGGAAGAACTATTTGGAAGGATAAAATACAAgcatgtatacatataatatgttcatatattatattttatatataatatatgaaatattaaataatagtaacTTCAATTTTCAACTATTAATGTAGAGAAAGACGTGTGTGTAACATATAAGCTCACAGCTTAATGTAAATTGCTGATTGTAACAAATTCTGCATCGTTTAGAAtcaattacttaattttttctttaatttattcctAAAGCTAATTGTGATTCTCGAATGACAAAAAGATGTCAATTGGTTTTCAAAaacagtttaataaatatgttactgAAAAATTGCTGTTAATCCAAATTTACAATGCTCATAAAACAAAGTTACGGAATTACAACTCTCCCAGAAATAATCTCCATGGTTTTTTCTCTGCAGATTCATTCATTAAACATTTGAAGTCAGACACAGTCTGATATGTCTGTATCAGAGATGTGCCTGATTGATATTTGAAGATTTGAAGCAAAAAGGGAAGCGGagattgttaatataaattaactcaACATTGTAACTGGAAAAATCTTATGCGTGAAAATTCATACTTATATCTACAAGTGCAGGAAGGACTCTTATTGATAGAAAAATTCTgcagatattttatatgagaTTTTGTTCAGTCTACTCTACAAAGCATTATCTGCAATGCATTGCATGTGTTACAATATGATtggcttaaaaaatatatataggttTCAGTCCTAGAATTCGTAACAAAAAGGCAAGACAATAGCAGGTCACGATATTTCTTTAAGTCAGCTTCAAAATCTttcgagatatatatatgcgtatctattttttttcttcttactaGACGAAAACTATAAAGAATTACTTAACGGAAAGTATTATGGGAGTATATCATGTTCGAAAAGAGGCGTGAATTGAGGCCTCACGCCTGAAACTGCGTTTTGTTTACCCGCAAGCACTACAGGAACTGTCTTCATAAAGCGCGCGAAcgcggaaaataaatattaaataaagagaTAACTAATTCGAATACCTagtatatacaaaattatacttatacatAACTCACAAGGTATTACAAAGTAGGTATCAAAGCTAAAACATAAATGTATGCCCCCTGCAAATATATCTGGAAACGagagcaataataaattattattctcaaCTGAATGccgataatttcaatttttcttcatgTCTAAAGCAATTGAGGagcgttaaaaataatgtttgatataatccaattaaaataaatgatataatttgtaaattgaattttaataactgtCACAATGGTTCGCGCAAATTGtgctaagaataatttaagatttaatGAAATCACGTCATTTGGAGggaacatatatttttcaatgtttcgGGATGTTATCGAGTGCCCGTTCTACGCGGGAAGACTTATACTCGGATTTAGGATccaattgaaaaattcatcatacaaaaatatactcTGTAAGTTTTAACAAACCTTTTTGCACAGCTGCGGGACATCTGATAAGCGAATGGAAGGAGTCTACGGACAATAACGTAACGTTAAAATGTTTCGGCGTCGTCGCAGTCTCGAGTGTCGTGCCCGAACATTTCGCAGTTTTCGCAGTACGGCCTCTCGACGGGTGGCTTTTTCGGGGGTTTTGCCGCCCTCTCGACGCTCTCCGAGAAATCTTGGGCCTGTCGTGGACAGTCCTCTGTCTCGTGTAGATCGAATTGATCGCAAATATCACAGAACATACGAGGTGCCGCTGCTCGTTTGTCCAACGTGCTGCGAGTATAGTCGTCGGCTTCGTTCGCGGGAACTCCCATCTCGAGAACCTCGATCTTACACAGCAGTTTCTCATTCTTACGTTGCATATCGACTATTACGGAGTTTAGGAAGTCAATCTGACTCTTCACGGTGTCGTTCTCCTCCTGCAGCTTCGCGACGTCGATGTTCTTCTCGACGTCGATGTTCTTCGCGACGATGTGCTGCTTCGTATCTCCCGTGCCGTCATAAGTGTTCTTCAGATTTTCCTGCAATAATTTCAGCTGATCCGTCGCTTCTGTCCACTTCGCGGCGACTTGTTTGTTTTCCTTCTCCAACCGACTCAGTTCGTCCCGTAGCCGTGTTTCCTCCGCCTCGGTGACATTCAGCTTCTCCAACAAATTCTCCATCTTCTTATTCTGCTCCTTCTCGTGCTTCTCTCTGCACTTCGTCAGATCGACCAATTTAATCTCCTGCTCGCTCAGCTGCTTTTCCAGAGCGTTCGACGTATGCAGCAGCTCGTGGATTCGCTTGTTCGCGCTGTTCAGCTCGTTCTGCTTCATCTTGATGTCTTCATTCCGCGCTTGCTGCATCGCTTTCACCCCTTCTACCTGCGTATCTTCCAGTGCTTTTATTTGCTCCTTTAGTTTATCGATTATTGCCTCCTTATCACTTACATCCGCTTTCTGTTTATCTACAATGTCCCGCAACTGCTCCAACAACTtctcatttttcttatttatatcagTCTGATTATCTACAGTTATCCGCAACTGTTcttcaaattctttattttgccTATGTATATCTTCAAGCTCTTTTTGCTTAGCCGCAACTTCGGATTCTAAAATTTTCCGCAATTTCAGTATTTCCTCCTCCTTGGAAGTCTCCAATTCTTTCATCTTAGCTTCCATTTCTGCTCGCAGCTTCTCTCTTTTATTCAATTCCTCGTGCAGATTCGATAATTGAATCTCCAAGGACTTTACTGAATTCTCCAAAGTAGTTCTACTTTCGGTCAATTCGTTTATTACGCTTTGATTCTGTGCAGTTGCTTCTAGTGCGTTCTTTAGCTCATTACAATTGAGACCATGTTCCTCCTTCATAGAGGAGATTGTAGCGTTCAATTCAGCTACCTGTTCCTGCGATTTTTCAATCTCCGCTTTTGTCTTCGATATTTGATTCGTCTTATCTACGATTGTCTCTTCGGCGTCCTTTAACTTATTCTTCAACTCTTCCACCGTGCTAGTCATTGTGTTTAAGGACGTGGTCAAATTCTTATCGGCTGTCTCCTTATCGGTGGTCAAGGATTCGTTTATCCTTTGCAATTCCGATGACTTATTTTCCGCATCGCAAAGCTGTGCATCCTTTTTCTGAATCAAGCACTCCAACTCCGACGTTTTACGCACTTCTGCGTTTAACTTCTCTGTCAATTCCTCGATCGACCATCGATCCGCGCTTTGATTAATCTCCAATTTGTTTTTCGACTGTTGCAAATCTTTTACCTCGTTTCGCGAGATTGACAATTCAGCCGACAAGTCAGCGACATTTTTCTGCAAGGAAGATGTCTGTTCTTTGTGGGAATTTCGCAAGGTTTCGCACTCTTTGCGAAGATTGGTGATTTCTTCTTCCTTCTTCGTCAATCGCTCCGCAAGCTGGACGACTTCGCCAGATTTTCCCTCCAAATCTTTCTTGACGCGTTCGGCTTCCAGTAGCTTCGCCGACAATTCACTCTCATTTCGTTCATGTTCCTGTATTTTATTCGCATAATtcgtatttgattttttagcATCGTTTATTTGAGATTCCAAATTTGATTTTTCCGAACGCAACTGCTCGACTAACACCgcgcttttatttaattccgtCTTGGTGTCGGTCAATTTTCCTTCTGTCTGTTTCAACGTAGTTTCTGTTTGGAAGATCTTCTCGCGAGCTTCGTCcaattccttttctttctttcgcaAGTCCTCGTTGTACTTCGACAGTTGTTCTGACGAATCGGCAGAAGAGTTAATCGCACTCGCTATATCAGActcctataattttttacatttcgaCGATTAATTTAGttgattgattattaattatcgactAGCTTCTATACTAACCAGTTTATCCTTCTGTAATGAAAGttgagatattttttcttccgcCCTCACGACCTGTTGATTCAAATTCTGCACGTTCGTTTCGAATCCGCGTAGTTCGCTCTCCAAATTCGTTTTCGTTTGTTCGGATAATGTGAGAGCGTCTTGCAATTCTGAAAAAGCGAGCCttggattaaatataaatcggcgcataattaattttattacatttataaactaAGAACGGTTTgattaaatttcagaaaatctatatttcttaaattttacatataatgcaatgttaaatatttcacatctGATCTTACCTGAAATTTTCTCAAGAAGATGTTTGATCTCCTCATCCTTGCTCGCTATAATCACCTTCATATCCGCGAAATCTTTTTCGAATTTAGTGAGCATCAAGGCTTTCCGTGCGACGTCCGCGTTTATCTCATCGATGTACTTgactttatcattaatttgagTCTGGAAGCGTTTAGTTATTTCTTCTATTTGCGCTGTGGTAGCGTTTCGCAGTTCCTCGAGCTCTTTGTCCTTCACTCTCAGCTCCTCGCTCAATTTGTTTAGTTGCGCGGTGGATTGCTCCTCCGACGAGATTAAACTGGCTAGGTCTTGCTCCTGCAACGATTAGATAAGGTCATAAATGTTGCATTCgcgcaaaacaaaaaatgctTACCAATTTTTGCTTTTCGTGAACTATTTTGACATTGTCGTCACTTTTGGACTTGTAGTGCTGGATTTGTTTCGACAACGCGTCGTTGTTTTCTTCGGCCAATTTGAGCCTCGTACTTAGTTCTACAAAATATACCCAATAAAATTGCCAACAATTTATCgcttattatacattttgagAACGTAATGATTATTTgcacgataaattaaaataaaaaacgctaAGAATAAAtgctaaaataaatgaagttaattaattttcactttttataGAACAAACCTTCCAACTTTTGTAGAGCGTTGATCAGCTCCCTGTCTTTCTTCTTGCAGAGTTCTCGTTCAGCGGCCAGTTCGGCCAACAGTCTCTCAGCTTCAGATATTTTCTGACTGAGTTGCTGTGAGATCTCTTCGAATTTCGAATCCTTCGTGCGCAGCTGTTGTTCGAAAGATTCTGAAAGTTCACGGATACGATTAACGTTTTCGGTCTTCAGATTCTCTAGAACGGCATTCTGCTGCTCTAACAGCTTCCTAGACTCGTCCCTCAGCTCCTCGGTCTTCACTTTGATCAACTGTTCCTTTTCCTCGAGCGTCTGCTGATACTTGGACAGCAGCGAGTCCTTCTCGCAAACACTGTCCTTCTTCATCGTCTCGATCGTTTCCCGCGTTTTTCGCAGCTCATCATTCAATAAACTGGTATTCTTCTCAAATTCCTCCTTCATATTTTTCACCAATGTTTCTTTGCTCTGCAAGTCTTGTCTGGCAGCTTCCAGTTCCTTCTCCAGACGGCTCTCGGACTCTTTATGCGTCGTGGTCTCTTGTTGCGTTTTGCTCACCACAATCTCTAGTTCTCGGATACGTTCCACGCTTTCGTTCACCAGATCTGATTTCTCCTGCACTTCCTTCTCCAAactattttttacttcttccAAGCTCTGATTGCGACTTTGCAGTTCTGAAAGTACGTTCTAGTCAGTCAAgggagtaaaaaaatataaattacgttCAGATACAGCTTTATTGCGAGTACCTTGAAGCTGAGAGTTCTGCGAGCTTGCCGCGCAATTGAGTTTATTACGCAGCTGCGCCAATTCCTCTTCGGCTTCGAAAAGCTTGATGCTATCGCGCTCCGTTTGAACGCTGCGCTCTCGCCGTTCCTCTGCGAGTTCTTCTTCGAGCTCCTTGATCCTGCTTTCATTTACAGTATTTATGACCTAGTATAATAAGGATAGCTGTTTAGTCTTTAGAGAAGTACAAAATTCATATACTGAATGTTCGCATTTCGAGCGTTAAATCGCAGATTATTACTtccttaattataaaaaatataaaacaatttgcaCAAGAAATAGttcatttctgaaaaaaattacatagcAATCCAATCGCAAAATTCTTTcacagtaaatttttttatcgtattttattttcttatcgtaACAATGAAACGACAGATGAAGAAGATTTAGATTATTCATTATCCTTCTTTatacacattcaaaatataactGACTGGTAACTGCGATAcaggaaaattaatataatgttagtCTGACTTATATGGcctctaattataattatttgtaatgtcaaaatctgaaaattgataataaattctttatacaattttttatttatgcatgtGTATGTTATGCGatacgagaaacaaaattttgattattatatataataaatacaaaatgatttttgacagaaatattgtttcaatttCCAATAACTATGGAAATAATAAGCGTATTAACATTCGAAagcgtataaataaaaaaataagaagcaCATCAAGATATACGAAGCGTAGATGACTGttagtgtaaaaaaaaaaaaacagatctTTCATTAgcaaaaaaagagagaagtcAATAAACAATTGTTCGCGTGTGCCCAATTTGCAAAAAgcatattattcaattttgatatttgaaCGTACAAACACACATCACAAACGAacgaaaagattatttaaataatatataaatagcagcaaaatatttaaaaaaatgataaaccaGATACaatgcatataataaataaataaataaataaataaataaataaataaacgtgtgtaataaataaatacgttaCGCCTACATTAATATTGTTCCACAATTGTACTGTTGTGCATATAAAGCGTGTAATTTAAAGCTCTCGTTGCTCAATCATACAACAATGAAGCAATAATTAagttaacattattaataaatactatgCACGATTAAAATCGCGAGGAACAAAACTTCTCATAAACAACAGCAATTTGTATAACTTGTACTTTAAGAAACGTTTGATGTGGAATTATCGCGCGCGTTTCCAGACTAACACGCGATTAATAAGGCGGGGTATTTCGATATAgtgtacaatttaacattGTTAGTACGGCCGTAAAGTTAGTTAGCAGtagcattttttttgtattttttgcgCGTCAGGCGCAGTCAGGCTCAGAATCTCTGACAGAATTGCGACGAAATGCAAAATGACATGGCTAGAGTGATGATTAAACAAGCGGTGCCGAAATACTGCGTCAATCCATCCACGGCTCCGAACCTTCGGATACTCACACTTTGCTCAGATCTCTCTTTCTGAAAATAAACGATAATTTTGCCAGATTAACTAAAGAACTGAATTTGTGACTTTCTCTTCCtaaaaatatcagattttCTTTTCTGGATTGTTTAAATCAAATTCGGGGAAGCTTGAAACCAAAAGTTAAGAATAATTTCAGTAGGGTggaatttctatatatttttgctggGTTCGCATAACTTTTTAACGCTGCAAAAAATTACTGATTTGCCGAATCTATGTAGCGAAGCATATGCTGTAACATCGCCCGCCACCGTTATGTCCCGCTTGCGTACCGTATTGCGCATTTACGACGAAAGCGTGTATATTTGTTGAATGATGTACCACATCCAAAATCTCCCAATATTTATCTCATCGTACATTTATAAGAACAAAAGtgtatctttaaaaaaaacaagggTAATGCAACTAAATCTTCAAACTTATACATTGTTCATccttattgtaataaatatctaGAGCATACTAAACGATAATGCAAATGTCTCACAAAattcattttcaaataaaatcgatTCAAAATTCATGAAAAAGGTTGTCGTTAAGATAAAATCAGTATTTCTGAAACAATCCGATACGTATTATCGgacaaaatatgaataaattataatgtggGTGAGCATACTTACCGAATGTTCCAAACATTAATGAGATACTCAGCATTTATCATATATGATAGATGATTATGCGTTTGAATTATATacttgatatattaatata
Above is a genomic segment from Linepithema humile isolate Giens D197 chromosome 6, Lhum_UNIL_v1.0, whole genome shotgun sequence containing:
- the CLIP-190 gene encoding CAP-Gly domain-containing linker protein 1 isoform X4 codes for the protein MTELKPSGLRPPSKIGRPCSTMPPRPAIPPSSPRPAANQMEPLWETHDRQINEAALRRGSDTSVVLTEDTDSFRIGDRVWVGGTKPGTIAYIGETKFAPGDWAGVVLDEPIGKNDGSVAGSRYFQCEPKRGIFSRLTRLTRLPLSDHVTSMISTPTTPPDSARSGLFNKSMSPSLNASTTSLSSMVSQRGELRIGDRVIVSSSQGSKTGVLRYLGTTEFAAGEWCGVELDDSVGKNDGSVNGKRYFECSPKHGLFAPAHKVSRSPSSKRSSISVMHKPSGATLNVSGLQKKSGSRESLASSIASSVVSARASTASGTTAREVLKEKQQEIDILRKERDLERERVTKAASQADQAEQSALSIKQEYDKYREQMQEVVSETELTVAKLLSEKNALAVQLEDEKRKCEDLLFRFEEESVNKDDIQKERSEQSVINTVNESRIKELEEELAEERRERSVQTERDSIKLFEAEEELAQLRNKLNCAASSQNSQLQELQSRNQSLEEVKNSLEKEVQEKSDLVNESVERIRELEIVVSKTQQETTTHKESESRLEKELEAARQDLQSKETLVKNMKEEFEKNTSLLNDELRKTRETIETMKKDSVCEKDSLLSKYQQTLEEKEQLIKVKTEELRDESRKLLEQQNAVLENLKTENVNRIRELSESFEQQLRTKDSKFEEISQQLSQKISEAERLLAELAAERELCKKKDRELINALQKLEELSTRLKLAEENNDALSKQIQHYKSKSDDNVKIVHEKQKLEQDLASLISSEEQSTAQLNKLSEELRVKDKELEELRNATTAQIEEITKRFQTQINDKVKYIDEINADVARKALMLTKFEKDFADMKVIIASKDEEIKHLLEKISELQDALTLSEQTKTNLESELRGFETNVQNLNQQVVRAEEKISQLSLQKDKLESDIASAINSSADSSEQLSKYNEDLRKKEKELDEAREKIFQTETTLKQTEGKLTDTKTELNKSAVLVEQLRSEKSNLESQINDAKKSNTNYANKIQEHERNESELSAKLLEAERVKKDLEGKSGEVVQLAERLTKKEEEITNLRKECETLRNSHKEQTSSLQKNVADLSAELSISRNEVKDLQQSKNKLEINQSADRWSIEELTEKLNAEVRKTSELECLIQKKDAQLCDAENKSSELQRINESLTTDKETADKNLTTSLNTMTSTVEELKNKLKDAEETIVDKTNQISKTKAEIEKSQEQVAELNATISSMKEEHGLNCNELKNALEATAQNQSVINELTESRTTLENSVKSLEIQLSNLHEELNKREKLRAEMEAKMKELETSKEEEILKLRKILESEVAAKQKELEDIHRQNKEFEEQLRITVDNQTDINKKNEKLLEQLRDIVDKQKADVSDKEAIIDKLKEQIKALEDTQVEGVKAMQQARNEDIKMKQNELNSANKRIHELLHTSNALEKQLSEQEIKLVDLTKCREKHEKEQNKKMENLLEKLNVTEAEETRLRDELSRLEKENKQVAAKWTEATDQLKLLQENLKNTYDGTGDTKQHIVAKNIDVEKNIDVAKLQEENDTVKSQIDFLNSVIVDMQRKNEKLLCKIEVLEMGVPANEADDYTRSTLDKRAAAPRMFCDICDQFDLHETEDCPRQAQDFSESVERAAKPPKKPPVERPYCENCEMFGHDTRDCDDAETF
- the CLIP-190 gene encoding CAP-Gly domain-containing linker protein 1 isoform X2 — its product is MTELKPSGLRPPSKIGRPCSTMPPRPAIPPSSPRPAANQMEPLWETHDRQINEAALRRGSDTSVVLTEDTDSFRIGDRVWVGGTKPGTIAYIGETKFAPGDWAGVVLDEPIGKNDGSVAGSRYFQCEPKRGIFSRLTRLTRLPLSDHVTSMISTPTTPPDSARSGLFNKSMSPSLNASTTSLSSMVSQRGELRIGDRVIVSSSQGSKTGVLRYLGTTEFAAGEWCGVELDDSVGKNDGSVNGKRYFECSPKHGLFAPAHKVSRSPSSKRSSISVMHKPSGATLNVSGLQKKSGSRESLASSIASSVVSARASTASGTTARRLGMRTSTPARSSLQEVLKEKQQEIDILRKERDLERERVTKAASQADQAEQSALSIKQEYDKMQEVVSETELTVAKLLSEKNALAVQLEDEKRKCEDLLFRFEEESVNKDDIQKERSEQSVINTVNESRIKELEEELAEERRERSVQTERDSIKLFEAEEELAQLRNKLNCAASSQNSQLQELQSRNQSLEEVKNSLEKEVQEKSDLVNESVERIRELEIVVSKTQQETTTHKESESRLEKELEAARQDLQSKETLVKNMKEEFEKNTSLLNDELRKTRETIETMKKDSVCEKDSLLSKYQQTLEEKEQLIKVKTEELRDESRKLLEQQNAVLENLKTENVNRIRELSESFEQQLRTKDSKFEEISQQLSQKISEAERLLAELAAERELCKKKDRELINALQKLEELSTRLKLAEENNDALSKQIQHYKSKSDDNVKIVHEKQKLEQDLASLISSEEQSTAQLNKLSEELRVKDKELEELRNATTAQIEEITKRFQTQINDKVKYIDEINADVARKALMLTKFEKDFADMKVIIASKDEEIKHLLEKISELQDALTLSEQTKTNLESELRGFETNVQNLNQQVVRAEEKISQLSLQKDKLESDIASAINSSADSSEQLSKYNEDLRKKEKELDEAREKIFQTETTLKQTEGKLTDTKTELNKSAVLVEQLRSEKSNLESQINDAKKSNTNYANKIQEHERNESELSAKLLEAERVKKDLEGKSGEVVQLAERLTKKEEEITNLRKECETLRNSHKEQTSSLQKNVADLSAELSISRNEVKDLQQSKNKLEINQSADRWSIEELTEKLNAEVRKTSELECLIQKKDAQLCDAENKSSELQRINESLTTDKETADKNLTTSLNTMTSTVEELKNKLKDAEETIVDKTNQISKTKAEIEKSQEQVAELNATISSMKEEHGLNCNELKNALEATAQNQSVINELTESRTTLENSVKSLEIQLSNLHEELNKREKLRAEMEAKMKELETSKEEEILKLRKILESEVAAKQKELEDIHRQNKEFEEQLRITVDNQTDINKKNEKLLEQLRDIVDKQKADVSDKEAIIDKLKEQIKALEDTQVEGVKAMQQARNEDIKMKQNELNSANKRIHELLHTSNALEKQLSEQEIKLVDLTKCREKHEKEQNKKMENLLEKLNVTEAEETRLRDELSRLEKENKQVAAKWTEATDQLKLLQENLKNTYDGTGDTKQHIVAKNIDVEKNIDVAKLQEENDTVKSQIDFLNSVIVDMQRKNEKLLCKIEVLEMGVPANEADDYTRSTLDKRAAAPRMFCDICDQFDLHETEDCPRQAQDFSESVERAAKPPKKPPVERPYCENCEMFGHDTRDCDDAETF
- the CLIP-190 gene encoding CAP-Gly domain-containing linker protein 1 isoform X5; translated protein: MTELKPSGLRPPSKIGRPCSTMPPRPAIPPSSPRPAANTSVVLTEDTDSFRIGDRVWVGGTKPGTIAYIGETKFAPGDWAGVVLDEPIGKNDGSVAGSRYFQCEPKRGIFSRLTRLTRLPLSDHVTSMISTPTTPPDSARSGLFNKSMSPSLNASTTSLSSMVSQRGELRIGDRVIVSSSQGSKTGVLRYLGTTEFAAGEWCGVELDDSVGKNDGSVNGKRYFECSPKHGLFAPAHKVSRSPSSKRSSISVMHKPSGATLNVSGLQKKSGSRESLASSIASSVVSARASTASGTTARRLGMRTSTPARSSLQEVLKEKQQEIDILRKERDLERERVTKAASQADQAEQSALSIKQEYDKYREQMQEVVSETELTVAKLLSEKNALAVQLEDEKRKCEDLLFRFEEESVNKDDIQKERSEQSVINTVNESRIKELEEELAEERRERSVQTERDSIKLFEAEEELAQLRNKLNCAASSQNSQLQELQSRNQSLEEVKNSLEKEVQEKSDLVNESVERIRELEIVVSKTQQETTTHKESESRLEKELEAARQDLQSKETLVKNMKEEFEKNTSLLNDELRKTRETIETMKKDSVCEKDSLLSKYQQTLEEKEQLIKVKTEELRDESRKLLEQQNAVLENLKTENVNRIRELSESFEQQLRTKDSKFEEISQQLSQKISEAERLLAELAAERELCKKKDRELINALQKLEELSTRLKLAEENNDALSKQIQHYKSKSDDNVKIVHEKQKLEQDLASLISSEEQSTAQLNKLSEELRVKDKELEELRNATTAQIEEITKRFQTQINDKVKYIDEINADVARKALMLTKFEKDFADMKVIIASKDEEIKHLLEKISELQDALTLSEQTKTNLESELRGFETNVQNLNQQVVRAEEKISQLSLQKDKLESDIASAINSSADSSEQLSKYNEDLRKKEKELDEAREKIFQTETTLKQTEGKLTDTKTELNKSAVLVEQLRSEKSNLESQINDAKKSNTNYANKIQEHERNESELSAKLLEAERVKKDLEGKSGEVVQLAERLTKKEEEITNLRKECETLRNSHKEQTSSLQKNVADLSAELSISRNEVKDLQQSKNKLEINQSADRWSIEELTEKLNAEVRKTSELECLIQKKDAQLCDAENKSSELQRINESLTTDKETADKNLTTSLNTMTSTVEELKNKLKDAEETIVDKTNQISKTKAEIEKSQEQVAELNATISSMKEEHGLNCNELKNALEATAQNQSVINELTESRTTLENSVKSLEIQLSNLHEELNKREKLRAEMEAKMKELETSKEEEILKLRKILESEVAAKQKELEDIHRQNKEFEEQLRITVDNQTDINKKNEKLLEQLRDIVDKQKADVSDKEAIIDKLKEQIKALEDTQVEGVKAMQQARNEDIKMKQNELNSANKRIHELLHTSNALEKQLSEQEIKLVDLTKCREKHEKEQNKKMENLLEKLNVTEAEETRLRDELSRLEKENKQVAAKWTEATDQLKLLQENLKNTYDGTGDTKQHIVAKNIDVEKNIDVAKLQEENDTVKSQIDFLNSVIVDMQRKNEKLLCKIEVLEMGVPANEADDYTRSTLDKRAAAPRMFCDICDQFDLHETEDCPRQAQDFSESVERAAKPPKKPPVERPYCENCEMFGHDTRDCDDAETF